Proteins encoded in a region of the Oryctolagus cuniculus chromosome 10, mOryCun1.1, whole genome shotgun sequence genome:
- the LOC127487210 gene encoding small ribosomal subunit protein eS6-like: protein MKLNISFPPTGCQKLIEVDDESKLRTFYEKRMATEVAADALGEEWKGYVVQISGGNDKQGFPMKQGVLTHGRVRLLLSKGHSCYRPRRTGERKRKSVRGCIVDANLSVLNLVIVKKGENDIPGLTDTTVPRRLGPKRASRIRKLFNLSKEDDVRQCVVRKPLNKEGKKPRTKAPKIQRLVTPRVLPHKRWRIALKKQRTKKNKEEAAEYAKLLAKRMKEAKEKRQEQIAKRRRLSSLRASTSKSESSQK, encoded by the coding sequence ATGAAGCTGAATATCTCCTTCCCACCTACTGGCTGCCAGAAACTCATCGAAGTGGACGATGAAAGTAAACTTCGTACTTTCTATGAGAAGCGTATGGCCACAGAAGTTGCTGCCGACGCTCTGGGTGAAGAATGGAAAGGTTATGTGGTCCAGATCAGTGGTGGGAATGATAAACAAGGTTTTCCCATGAAGCAAGGTGTCTTGACCCATGGCCGGGTCCGCCTGCTGCTGAGTAAGGGGCATTCCTGTTACAGACCAaggagaactggagaaagaaagcgCAAATCAGTTCGGGGCTGCATTGTCGATGCCAATTTGAGTGTTCTCAACTTGGTTATtgtaaaaaaaggagagaacgatatTCCTGGATTGACTGATACCACGGTGCCTCGTCGCCTGGGTCCTAAAAGAGCCAGCAGAATTCGTAAACTTTTCAATCTTTCTAAAGAAGATGATGTACGCCAGTGTGTTGTAAGAAAGCCCTTAAACAAAGAAGGTAAGAAACCTAGGACCAAAGCACCCAAGATTCAGCGTCTGGTTACTCCACGTGTCCTGCCACACAAACGCTGGCGAATTGCTCTGAAGAAACAGCGTACTAAGAAGAACAAGGAGGAGGCTGCAGAATATGCTAAACTCTTGGCCAAGAGAATGAAGGAGGCCAAAGAAAAACGCCAGGAACAGATTGCCAAGAGACGTAGGCTGTCTTCTCTGAGAGCGTCTACTTCTAAATCTGAGTCCAGTCAAAAATAA